The segment AGAACAAGGAATAACGTTAAAATGAGATGCTTCATTTCGGCTCCTATTGTTCAAGAAGTTTTGCCCAGGATAATTCTGTGACATAAATGCCAAGGGGATTCCTGAGAATCTGG is part of the Marinifilum sp. JC120 genome and harbors:
- a CDS encoding type IV secretion system protein; amino-acid sequence: QILRNPLGIYVTELSWAKLLEQ